The following coding sequences lie in one Arachis stenosperma cultivar V10309 chromosome 5, arast.V10309.gnm1.PFL2, whole genome shotgun sequence genomic window:
- the LOC130982896 gene encoding 60S ribosomal protein L37a, producing MTKRTKKAGIVGKYGTRYGASLRKQIKKMEVSQHSKFFCEFCGKYAVKRKAVGIWGCKDCGKVKAGGAYTLNTASAVTVRSTIRRLREQTES from the exons ATG ACTAAGAGAACGAAGAAGGCAGGCATCGTCGGAAAATATG GTACCAGATATGGTGCTAGTCTGCGGAAGCAGATTAAGAAGATGGAGGTTAGTCAGCACAGCAAGTTCTTCTGTGAATTTTGTGGCAAG TATGCTGTGAAGAGGAAGGCTGTAGGAATATGGGGATGCAAGGATTGTGGAAAAGTGAAAGCAGGCGGTGCCTACACATTGAA CACCGCTAGTGCCGTCACTGTGCGGAGTACTATCCGGAGGTTGAGGGAACAAACTGAGAGTTAA
- the LOC130982637 gene encoding SNF2 domain-containing protein CLASSY 3-like isoform X1: MNNVAIFEGKKQKRKRVDVASMLRDMMFGKGEVPLLESVEEESGATVVTMDVPTRSPFNSEKHAPPEKSTEQEVLDAIWAEMERGFSSDPLEEEQGSNEFKCRGSKREKGSAFEFTRKREDQDLKGLGGEFQDCVAQEKGKLSSKSSIEGGNSCVDFPFKFTFLTKEPPAEKSQDEKEIDTIWSEMELGLHVIQQDSASAPQQGENNANSDRDQFPVEGDANTPPLFRCRKGEHNLVLDEEIGLICKYCLHVALEIKNWVPPFVESPWEKSDRRDYYYYGDDVDRSVLDELHDRTSWSDDYNLGNHKGTVWDMIPGVKKTMYPHQCEAFEFLWSHLAGGIFLDQLKEENTGNGCVVSHAPGTGKTRLAIVFIQAYMKLYPACSPMIIAPKSMLLTWEEEFKLWKVDIPFHNVNNSEYSGNENETARNLINKFGRNASTQAAKRNCRTAKFYSWKLGKSILGISYKLFELLTRQGSRDKVLRKFLLEQPSLLVLDEGHTPRNKTSAVWKSVSEIETKRRIILSGTPFQNNFRELYTTLCLARPKFADLNPRDEHRGRWQYLVNSYGKVTDSSRKLKILKEIREMIQPFVHVYKGTILQDSLPGLRQLVVILKPTQLQEKLLQDIKKRFDNVLKLEYEESVAAFHPSLCEIAEDKEKIQKCRLNPNESAKTKFLMELIRISGIFNEKVLVFSQFIEPLKLLLSQLKQHFSWTEGREVLQMHGKQEAKLRQASIHTFNDPNSKVRVMLASTKACYEGISLVGASRVVLLDVVWNPSVEKQAISRAYRLGQKKLVFTYHLITKGTTDEKKCGRQAVKDQLSEFVFFHSEGGAQNRQLFSSAELEDKILEQIIEQEKFRHIIEKVAIKKPNLL, translated from the exons ATGAACAATGTGGCCATTTTCGAAGGGAAGAAGCAAAAGCGGAAGCGTGTTGATGTGGCTAGCATGTTAAGGGATATGATGTTTGGCAAGGGAGAGGTGCCTTTGCTGGAGTCTGTGGAAGAAGAATCAGGTGCAACTGTGGTGACCATGGACGTGCCAACAAGGTCCCCTTTCAACAGTGAGAAGCACGCGCCACCGGAGAAATCGACTGAGCAGGAAGTGTTGGATGCTATTTGGGCTGAGATGGAGCGTGGCTTCAGCTCTGATCCTTTAGAAGAGGAGCAGGGTTCTAATGAATTCAAATGCAGAGGTTCCAAGAGGGAAAAGGGATCTGCTTTTGAATTTACAAGGAAGAGAGAAGATCAAGATCTAAAAGGGCTTGGTGGGGAGTTTCAGGATTGTGTTGCCCAAGAGAAGGGTAAATTGTCTAGCAAGTCAAGCATTGAGGGGGGAAATTCATGTGTGGATTTTCCTTTCAAGTTTACTTTTTTAACTAAGGAACCGCCAGCGGAGAAATCCCAAGATGAGAAAGAAATAGATACGATCTGGTCTGAGATGGAGCTTGGTCTTCATGTTATCCAACAAGACTCTGCTTCTGCTCCTCAG CAGGGTGAAAATAATGCTAATTCGGATCGTGATCAATTTCCGGTGGAAGGTGATGCTAACACACCCCCTCTTTTTCGCTGTCGAAAAGGGGAACACAATCttgttcttgatgaggaaattgGGCTTATCTGTAAATATTGCTTGCATGTGGCACTGGAGATCAAGAATTGGGTTCCTCCTTTT gttgaaagtccatgggaaaaATCTGACAGGagagattattattattatggggATGATGTTGACCGGTCTGTCTTGGATGAGCTTCATGATCGAACTTCTTGGAGTGATGATTATAACCTTGGTAATCACAAGGGGACAGTGTGGGATATGATTCCTGGAGTGAAGAAGACTATGTATCCTCATCAATGCGAAGCTTTTGAATTTCTCTGGAGTCATTTAGCTGGTGGAATTTTTCTTGATCAGCTTAAAGAAGAAAACACTGGAAATGGATGCGTTGTATCTCATGCTCCTGGCACGGGGAAAACCCGTCTTGCTATTGTATTTATCCAGGCTTACATGAAGTTATATCCAGCATGCTCACCAATGATTATTGCTCCTAAAAGCATGCTCCTTACATGGGAAGAGGAGTTCAAACTATGGAAGGTTGACATTCCCTTTCACAATGTGAACAATTCTGAATACTCTGGCAACGAGAATGAAACAGCTCGTAATCTTATCAATAAATTTGGTCGTAATGCTTCGACTCAGGCAGCAAAGCGGAATTGTCGTACAGCTAAGTTCTATTCCTGGAAGCTTGGCAAAAGCATCTTGGGAATTAGCTACAAATTGTTCGAGCTACTTACCCGGCAGGGATCCCGCGACAAGGTCCTGAGGAAGTTCCTTCTTGAACAGCCTAGTTTGCTAGTTCTTGACGAAGGGCACACTCCCCGCAATAAGACATCTGCTGTATGGAAATCCGTCTCTGAAATTGAAACAAAGAGACGCATCATCCTTTCCGGAACTCCCTTTCAAAACAACTTTAGGGAGCTATACACCACACTGTGCTTGGCAAGGCCTAAATTTGCTGATTTGAATCCAAGAGATGAACATAGAGGGAGATGGCAATATCTTGTCAATTCATATGGAAAGGTTACTGATTCCAgtagaaaattaaagatattgAAAGAGATCCGAGAAATGATTCAACCTTTTGTTCATGTATACAAGGGAACCATACTGCAAGACAGTCTCCCAGGGTTGAGGCAGTTGGTAGTCATATTGAAGCCAACCCAGTTGCAGGAGAAATTGCTTCAAGATATTAAGAAGAGATTTGATAATGTGCTTAAATTAGAATACGAAGAGTCTGTAGCAGCGTTTCATCCTTCTCTTTGCGAGATAGCTGAAGACAAGGAGAAGATACAAAAGTGTAGATTGAACCCCAACGAAAGTGCCAAAACAAAGTTCTTAATGGAACTTATCAGGATCAGTGGAATTTTCAATGAAAAAGTTTTGGTTTTTAGTCAATTCATTGAACCTTTGAAGCTTCTACTGAGCCAGCTGAAGCAACATTTTAGTTGGACCGAAGGAAGAGAGGTGTTACAAATGCATGGAAAACAAGAAGCAAAGCTTCGACAGGCTTCAATCCACACTTTCAATGATCCGAACAGCAAAGTAAGGGTAATGCTGGCATCAACCAAGGCTTGTTACGAAGGTATCAGTTTGGTAGGTGCCTCGAGGGTTGTTTTGCTTGATGTTGTGTGGAATCCCTCGGTTGAGAAGCAAGCAATAAGCCGTGCTTATAGGCTCGGCCAAAAGAAGCTTGTGTTTACTTACCATTTGATCACTAAGGGGACAACGGACGAGAAAAAATGTGGTCGACAAGCTGTGAAGGACCAGTTGTCAGAGTTCGTGTTCTTTCATTCCGAAGGTGGGGCTCAAAATCGGCAACTCTTTTCATCCGCTGAATTGGAAGATAAAATTCTGGAGCAGATCATTGAGCAAGAAAAGTTCAGACACATAATTGAAAAAGTAGCTATTAAGAAACCAAATCTACTTTGA
- the LOC130982637 gene encoding SNF2 domain-containing protein CLASSY 3-like isoform X2 — protein sequence MNNVAIFEGKKQKRKRVDVASMLRDMMFGKGEVPLLESVEEESGATVVTMDVPTRSPFNSEKHAPPEKSTEQEVLDAIWAEMERGFSSDPLEEEQGSNEFKCRGSKREKGSAFEFTRKREDQDLKGLGGEFQDCVAQEKGKLSSKSSIEGGNSCVDFPFKFTFLTKEPPAEKSQDEKEIDTIWSEMELGLHVIQQDSASAPQGENNANSDRDQFPVEGDANTPPLFRCRKGEHNLVLDEEIGLICKYCLHVALEIKNWVPPFVESPWEKSDRRDYYYYGDDVDRSVLDELHDRTSWSDDYNLGNHKGTVWDMIPGVKKTMYPHQCEAFEFLWSHLAGGIFLDQLKEENTGNGCVVSHAPGTGKTRLAIVFIQAYMKLYPACSPMIIAPKSMLLTWEEEFKLWKVDIPFHNVNNSEYSGNENETARNLINKFGRNASTQAAKRNCRTAKFYSWKLGKSILGISYKLFELLTRQGSRDKVLRKFLLEQPSLLVLDEGHTPRNKTSAVWKSVSEIETKRRIILSGTPFQNNFRELYTTLCLARPKFADLNPRDEHRGRWQYLVNSYGKVTDSSRKLKILKEIREMIQPFVHVYKGTILQDSLPGLRQLVVILKPTQLQEKLLQDIKKRFDNVLKLEYEESVAAFHPSLCEIAEDKEKIQKCRLNPNESAKTKFLMELIRISGIFNEKVLVFSQFIEPLKLLLSQLKQHFSWTEGREVLQMHGKQEAKLRQASIHTFNDPNSKVRVMLASTKACYEGISLVGASRVVLLDVVWNPSVEKQAISRAYRLGQKKLVFTYHLITKGTTDEKKCGRQAVKDQLSEFVFFHSEGGAQNRQLFSSAELEDKILEQIIEQEKFRHIIEKVAIKKPNLL from the exons ATGAACAATGTGGCCATTTTCGAAGGGAAGAAGCAAAAGCGGAAGCGTGTTGATGTGGCTAGCATGTTAAGGGATATGATGTTTGGCAAGGGAGAGGTGCCTTTGCTGGAGTCTGTGGAAGAAGAATCAGGTGCAACTGTGGTGACCATGGACGTGCCAACAAGGTCCCCTTTCAACAGTGAGAAGCACGCGCCACCGGAGAAATCGACTGAGCAGGAAGTGTTGGATGCTATTTGGGCTGAGATGGAGCGTGGCTTCAGCTCTGATCCTTTAGAAGAGGAGCAGGGTTCTAATGAATTCAAATGCAGAGGTTCCAAGAGGGAAAAGGGATCTGCTTTTGAATTTACAAGGAAGAGAGAAGATCAAGATCTAAAAGGGCTTGGTGGGGAGTTTCAGGATTGTGTTGCCCAAGAGAAGGGTAAATTGTCTAGCAAGTCAAGCATTGAGGGGGGAAATTCATGTGTGGATTTTCCTTTCAAGTTTACTTTTTTAACTAAGGAACCGCCAGCGGAGAAATCCCAAGATGAGAAAGAAATAGATACGATCTGGTCTGAGATGGAGCTTGGTCTTCATGTTATCCAACAAGACTCTGCTTCTGCTCCTCAG GGTGAAAATAATGCTAATTCGGATCGTGATCAATTTCCGGTGGAAGGTGATGCTAACACACCCCCTCTTTTTCGCTGTCGAAAAGGGGAACACAATCttgttcttgatgaggaaattgGGCTTATCTGTAAATATTGCTTGCATGTGGCACTGGAGATCAAGAATTGGGTTCCTCCTTTT gttgaaagtccatgggaaaaATCTGACAGGagagattattattattatggggATGATGTTGACCGGTCTGTCTTGGATGAGCTTCATGATCGAACTTCTTGGAGTGATGATTATAACCTTGGTAATCACAAGGGGACAGTGTGGGATATGATTCCTGGAGTGAAGAAGACTATGTATCCTCATCAATGCGAAGCTTTTGAATTTCTCTGGAGTCATTTAGCTGGTGGAATTTTTCTTGATCAGCTTAAAGAAGAAAACACTGGAAATGGATGCGTTGTATCTCATGCTCCTGGCACGGGGAAAACCCGTCTTGCTATTGTATTTATCCAGGCTTACATGAAGTTATATCCAGCATGCTCACCAATGATTATTGCTCCTAAAAGCATGCTCCTTACATGGGAAGAGGAGTTCAAACTATGGAAGGTTGACATTCCCTTTCACAATGTGAACAATTCTGAATACTCTGGCAACGAGAATGAAACAGCTCGTAATCTTATCAATAAATTTGGTCGTAATGCTTCGACTCAGGCAGCAAAGCGGAATTGTCGTACAGCTAAGTTCTATTCCTGGAAGCTTGGCAAAAGCATCTTGGGAATTAGCTACAAATTGTTCGAGCTACTTACCCGGCAGGGATCCCGCGACAAGGTCCTGAGGAAGTTCCTTCTTGAACAGCCTAGTTTGCTAGTTCTTGACGAAGGGCACACTCCCCGCAATAAGACATCTGCTGTATGGAAATCCGTCTCTGAAATTGAAACAAAGAGACGCATCATCCTTTCCGGAACTCCCTTTCAAAACAACTTTAGGGAGCTATACACCACACTGTGCTTGGCAAGGCCTAAATTTGCTGATTTGAATCCAAGAGATGAACATAGAGGGAGATGGCAATATCTTGTCAATTCATATGGAAAGGTTACTGATTCCAgtagaaaattaaagatattgAAAGAGATCCGAGAAATGATTCAACCTTTTGTTCATGTATACAAGGGAACCATACTGCAAGACAGTCTCCCAGGGTTGAGGCAGTTGGTAGTCATATTGAAGCCAACCCAGTTGCAGGAGAAATTGCTTCAAGATATTAAGAAGAGATTTGATAATGTGCTTAAATTAGAATACGAAGAGTCTGTAGCAGCGTTTCATCCTTCTCTTTGCGAGATAGCTGAAGACAAGGAGAAGATACAAAAGTGTAGATTGAACCCCAACGAAAGTGCCAAAACAAAGTTCTTAATGGAACTTATCAGGATCAGTGGAATTTTCAATGAAAAAGTTTTGGTTTTTAGTCAATTCATTGAACCTTTGAAGCTTCTACTGAGCCAGCTGAAGCAACATTTTAGTTGGACCGAAGGAAGAGAGGTGTTACAAATGCATGGAAAACAAGAAGCAAAGCTTCGACAGGCTTCAATCCACACTTTCAATGATCCGAACAGCAAAGTAAGGGTAATGCTGGCATCAACCAAGGCTTGTTACGAAGGTATCAGTTTGGTAGGTGCCTCGAGGGTTGTTTTGCTTGATGTTGTGTGGAATCCCTCGGTTGAGAAGCAAGCAATAAGCCGTGCTTATAGGCTCGGCCAAAAGAAGCTTGTGTTTACTTACCATTTGATCACTAAGGGGACAACGGACGAGAAAAAATGTGGTCGACAAGCTGTGAAGGACCAGTTGTCAGAGTTCGTGTTCTTTCATTCCGAAGGTGGGGCTCAAAATCGGCAACTCTTTTCATCCGCTGAATTGGAAGATAAAATTCTGGAGCAGATCATTGAGCAAGAAAAGTTCAGACACATAATTGAAAAAGTAGCTATTAAGAAACCAAATCTACTTTGA